One window of the Ananas comosus cultivar F153 linkage group 21, ASM154086v1, whole genome shotgun sequence genome contains the following:
- the LOC109726485 gene encoding NAC domain-containing protein 104-like yields the protein MGEGTTKLPPGFHFFPSDEELVVHFLRRKVALLPCQPDIIPVVDHLHRYDPWDLDGKALQAGNLWYFFNRTRDQSGASPSGYWSPLDADEPIVSGGKDVGLKKTLIFYVGEAPQGIKTNWVMHEYHLVDGGGTSGTSSSSNRPSLKKRSHQRSEHKKWVVCRVYESSCGPPTGFGDDGTELSCLDEVFLSLDDLDEVSLPN from the exons ATGGGAGAAGGAACCACCAAGCTTCCTCCTGGCTTCCACTTCTTCCCCTCCGACGAGGAGCTCGTCGTCCACTTCCTCCGCCGCAAGGTCGCGCTCCTCCCTTGCCAGCCCGACATCATCCCCGTCGTCGATCATCTCCATCGCTACGACCCTTGGGATCTCGATG GTAAAGCTCTTCAAGCAGGCAATCTATGGTACTTCTTCAATCGCACAAGGGACCAAAGTGGAGCCTCCCCAAGTGGATATTGGAGCCCTCTCGACGCCGACGAGCCGATAGTGAGTGGTGGTAAAGATGTTGGGTTGAAGAAGACCCTCATATTCTATGTGGGGGAAGCTCCACAAGGAATCAAAACCAATTGGGTCATGCATGAATATCATTTAGTAGATGGTGGAGGCACAAGTGGTACTAGCTCAAGCTCTAATAGGCCTTCTCTTAAGAAGAGAAGCCACCAAAGATCA GAACACAAGAAGTGGGTCGTATGCCGAGTCTACGAGTCGAGCTGCGGTCCACCAACAGGCTTCGGCGACGACGGAACCGAGCTTTCATGCTTAGATGAAGTGTTCTTATCATTAGATGATCTCGATGAAGTAAGCTTGCCCAATTAG